One Vidua macroura isolate BioBank_ID:100142 chromosome 35, ASM2450914v1, whole genome shotgun sequence genomic region harbors:
- the LOC128821170 gene encoding uridine-cytidine kinase-like 1: MAAAGAEERRGAAGPERGHSSGPGPGPGPLGSLLSRLPLAPAPAPRRRTASQCKPEPPLLRTSKRTIYTAGRPPWYSETGAPVDEAFVIGLCGGSASGKTTVATRIIEALDVPWVVLLSMDSFYKVLDEGQQALAARSDYNFDHPDAFDFELLVNVLRKLKKGKSVKVPVYDFTTHSRRREWKTVYGANVIVFEGILAFANKELLKLLDMKVFVDTDSDIRLVRRLQRDIMERGRDVAGVIKQYNKFVKPAFEQYIEPTVQVADIVVPRGGENFVALDLIVQHVHSQLEKREITVRAALASAHQGQPLPKTLSVLESTPQVRGMHTIIRNKDTTRDEFIFYSKRLMRLLIEHALSFLPLKSVTVETPQGTMYEGKRFHRQRITGVSILRAGETMEQALTAVCKDIRLGKILIQTNLDTGEPELHYLRLPKEISEDYVILMDSTVSTGAAAMMAVRVLLDHDVQEDRIFLLSLLMAEMGVHSVAYAFPRVHIITTAVDKRVNEEFHIIPGIGNFGDRYFGTDGPSAWCESDSVDC; the protein is encoded by the exons atggcggcggcgggcgcggaggagcggcggggggcggcggggccggagcgcgGCCACAgctccggccccggccccggccccggcccgctgGGCTCGCTGCTCAGCCGGTTGCCGCTggcgcccgccccggccccacGGCGCCGCACCGCCAGCCAGTGCAAGCCGGAGCCGCCGCTGCTGCGCACCAGCAAACGGACTATCTACACGGCCGGGCGGCCGCCCTGGTACAGCGAGACCGGCGCGCCCGTAGATGAGGCCTTTGTCATCG GCCTGTGCGGCGGCAGCGCCTCAGGCAAGACCACGGTGGCGACGCGGATCATCGAGGCGCTGGACGTGCCCTGGGTCGTGCTGCTCTCCATGGACTCCTTCTACAAG GTGCTGGATGAGGGGCAGCAGGCGCTGGCAGCCCGCAGCGACTACAACTTCGACCACCCCGATGCCTTTGACTTCGAGCTGCTCGTCAATGTCCTGCGCAAGCTCAAGAAGGGCAAGAGCGTGAAGGTGCCGGTGTACGACTTCACCACGCACAGCCGGCGCCGCGAGTGG AAAACAGTGTATGGGGCCAACGTCATCGTGTTCGAAGGGATCCTGGCCTTCGCCAACAAGGAGCTGCTCAAG ctcctggacATGAAAGTGTTTGTGGACACGGACTCCGACATCCGTCTGGTGCGGCGGCTGCAGCGCGACATCATGGAGCGCGGGCGCGATGTTGCAGGGGTCATCAAGCAGTACAACAAGTTTGTGAAGCCAGCCTTCGAGCAGTACATCGAGCCCACCGTGCAGGTTGCCGACATCGTGGTGCCCAGGG GTGGGGAAAACTTCGTCGCACTGGACCTCATTGTGCAGCATGTGCACAGCCAGCTGGAAAAG CGGGAGATTACAGTCAG ggcagccctggcctctgCCCACCAAGGACAGCCCCTGCCAAAGACACTGAGCGTCCTGGAGAGCACGCCGCAGGTGCGGGGCATGCACACCATCATCAG GAACAAGGACACGACCAGGGACGAATTTATCTTCTACTCCAAGCGCCTGATGCGGCTGCTAATCGAACATGCCTTGTCCTTCCTGCCCCTGAAG TCGGTCACTGTGGAGACGCCCCAGGGCACCATGTACGAGGGGAAGCGGTTCCACAGGCAGCGG ATCACCGGCGTGTCCATCCTGCGAGCAGGTGAGACCATGGAGCAGGCCCTGACCGCTGTCTGCAAGGACATCCGCCTGGGCAAGATCCTCATCCAGACCAACCTGGACACGGGGGAGCCTGAG CTCCACTACCTGCGCCTGCCCAAGGAGATCAGCGAGGACTACGTGATCCTCATGGACAGCACGGTGTCCACGGGGGCCGCGGCCATGATGGCTGTGCGCGTCCTGCTG GACCACGATGTGCAGGAGGACAGGATCTTCCTGCTGTCGCTGCTGATGGCAGAGATGGGGGTGCACTCCGTGGCCTATGCCTTTCCCCGTGTCCACATCATCACCACCGCTGTGGACAAGCGGGTCAACGAGGAGTTCCACATCATCCCGGGCATCG GTAACTTTGGAGATAGATACTTTGGCACCGACGGCCCCTCAGCCTGGTGTGAGAGCGACAGCGTGGACTGCTGA
- the DNAJC5G gene encoding dnaJ homolog subfamily C member 5G, producing the protein MAEPPRPQRKLSRVGESLYRVLGLQKGSSPEEIKKAYRKLALKYHPDKNPDDPAAAERFKEINSAHATLSDADKRRLYDQYGSLGLYVAEQFGDDAVRHYFLMSKWWFKALVLCCGALTCCCCCCCCFFCCGTCCPPKEDESYKYVDPKDLEAQMCAEDNDPQIPVIAQPPPASTEPLPASTRSDA; encoded by the exons ATGGCGGAGCCCCCGCGGCCGCAGCGGAAGCTGTCCCGGGTCGGGGAGAGCCTGTACCgcgtgctggggctgcagaagGGCAGCTCCCCCGAGGAGATCAAGAAGGCCTATCG GAAGCTGGCTCTCAAGTACCATCCGGACAAGAACCCCGATGACCCAGCGGCAGCCGAGCGGTTCAAGGAGATCAACAGCGCCCACGCCACGCTGAGCGACGCGGACAAGCGCCGCCTGTATGACCAGTACGGCTCCCTCGGCCTCTACGTGGCCGAGCAGTTCGGCGACGATGCTGTCCGGCACTACTTCCTCATGTCCAAGTGGTGGTTCAAG GCACTGGTGCTGTGCTGCGGAGccctcacctgctgctgctgctgctgctgctgcttcttctgctgTGGGACGTGCTGCCCGCCCAAGGAGGATGAGTCCTACAAGTACGTGGACCCCAAGGACCTGGAGGCACAGATGTGCGCAGAGGACAACG ATCCTCAGATCCCTGTTATAGCACAGCCCCCGCCTGCCAGCACGGAGCCGCTGCCAGCCAGCACCAGGAGTGATGCCTGA
- the TRIM54 gene encoding LOW QUALITY PROTEIN: tripartite motif-containing protein 54 (The sequence of the model RefSeq protein was modified relative to this genomic sequence to represent the inferred CDS: inserted 2 bases in 1 codon): MTASPAAPAPPSPGPPGPRPLLLPGRGSAGPETQRVPGPAGPEGWAGTVTQCHPTPPTAAAPAGRGRLKLAPGAAAGAETKRAPGGRSGAAGQSRVGPGRAGTATMNFAVGLKPLLAEARSMESLEKQLICPICLEMFSKPVVILPCQHNLCRKCANDVFQASNPLWQSRGSSAVPSGGRFRCPSCRHEVVLDRHGVYGLQRNLLVENIIDIYKQESARPLHAKAEQHLMCEEHEDERINIYCLRCEVPTCSLCKVFGAHKDCEVAPLPAVYQRQKVGGPWSLGGPRVPTQPPSRPXALYSQSELSDGIAMLVAGNDRIQAIITQMEEICHTIEENGRRQKQHVGLRFDALYGILEERKKELLQSIAAEQEAKLQRVRGLIRQYGDHLEASSKLVESAIQAMEEPQMALYLQHSKELLKKITDMSKASMSSRPEPGYENMDHFSINVDYVAEMLRTIEFQTEPLGEDEGDGAGDGSEAAADEDRLDSLEVPEAAEDVGPRQKPASSPHGQH, encoded by the exons ATgactgccagccctgcagcccctgcaccaCCCAGCCCCGGTCCCCCGGGGCCTCGGCCGCTCCTCCTCCCGGGCAGGGGATCAGCGGGTCCCGAAACGCAGCGGGTCCCGGGACCGGCCGGTCCCGAGGGGTGGGCAGGAACGGTGACTCAGTGTCACCCGACGCCGCCGACAGCTgcggccccggcggggcgggggcggctaAAATTAGCGCCGggggccgcggccggggccGAAACAAAGCGGGCACCGGGTGGCCGGAGCGGAGCCGCAGGACAGAGCCGGGTCGGGCCGGGACGGGCCGGGACCGCGACCATGAACTTCGCGGTGGGGCTGAAGCCGCTTCTGGCGGAGGCGCGGAGCATGGAGAGCCTGGAGAAGCAGCTCATCTGCCCCATCTGCCTGGAGATGTTCTCCAAGCCCGTGGtcatcctgccctgccagcacaaCCTCTGCCGCAAGTGCGCAAACGACGTCTTCCAG GCCTCCAACCCGCTGTGGCAGTCACGGGGCTCCAGCGCAGTGCCGTCGGGCGGGCGGTTCCGGTGCCCGTCCTGCCGGCACGAGGTGGTGCTGGACCGGCACGGGGTGTACGGATTGCAGCGGAACCTGCTCGTGGAGAACATCATCGACATCTACAAGCAGGAGTCGGCCCG ACCCCTTCATGCCAAGGCTGAGCAGCACCTCATGTGCGAGGAGCACGAGGATGAGCGGATCAACATCTACTGCCTGCGCTGCGAGGTGCCCACCTGCTCCCTCTGCAAGGTGTTCGGGGCGCACAAGGACTGCGAGGTGGCCCCGCTGCCGGCCGTCTACCAGCGCCAGAAGGTGGGGGGGCCCTGGAGTCTCGGGGGCCCGAGGGTGCCCACACAGCCACCCTCACGCCC GGCCCTCTACTCCCAGAGCGAGCTCAGCGACGGCATCGCCATGCTGGTGGCGGGGAATGACCGGATCCAGGCCATCATCACACAGATGGAGGAGATCTGCCACACCATCGAG GAGAACGGCCGGCGGCAGAAGCAGCACGTGGGGCTGCGGTTCGACGCGCTCTACGGGATCCTGGAGGAGCGCaagaaggagctgctgcagagcatcGCGGCCGAGCAGGAGGCCAAGCTGCAGCGAGTCCGTGGGCTCATCCGCCAGTACGGAGACCACCTGGAGGCCTCCTCCAAACTGGTGGAGTCAGCCATCCAGGCCATGGAGGAGCCCCAGATGGCCCTGTACCTGCAG CACTCCAAGGAACTCCTGAAAAA GATCACAGACATGTCCAAGGCATCAATGAGCAGCCGCCCTGAGCCTGGCTATGAGAACATGGACCACTTCTCCATCAACGTGGACTACGTGGCTGAGATGCTGAGGACCATCGAGTTCCAGACAG AGCCACTGGGCGAGGATGAGGGTGATGGAGCTGGGGACGGcagtgaggctgcagcagaTGAGGACCGGCTGGACAGCCTGGAGGTGCCCGAAGCTGCTGAAG aTGTGGGGCCGAGGCAGAAGCCAGCGAGCTCTCCCCATG GTCAGCACTGA
- the SLC30A3 gene encoding probable proton-coupled zinc antiporter SLC30A3, with protein MEPPTGTESARLVSPRGGRADGSLRLKSLFTGSRDPSALAAPPAPDAHCRCSPPTPSPGQGGLQARRQLSVACAVCCLFMVGEVIGGYLAHSLAIMTDAAHLLTDVGSMSVSLFSLWVSNRPPTKTMTFGWHRSETLGALASVLSIWVVTAALVYLAAARIISNDYEIEARAMLATSACAVAVNLIMAYILHQSPAGHGHGTGAYEQLESSVACQPSCSPLPGSTSVRAAFVHVVGDLLQSVSILVAATIIYFKPQCKIADPISTLFFSVFVLGSTITILRDVFRVLMEGTPRGLEFDAVKEVLLGASGVRGVHDLHLWALTLSHPAVSVHVAVDAGTDAEMVLQEVTARLQSRFGFAQCTVQVEQHQEESAGCPHCQDPRT; from the exons ATGGAGCCCCCGACCGGCACCGAGAGCGCCCGCCTGGTCAGCccgcggggcggccgcgccgACGGCAGCCTGCGCCTCAAGAG TCTCTTCACAGGCTCTCGAGACCCCTCAGCACTGGCGGCCCCCCCGGCTCCAGATGCCCACTGCCGCTGCAGCCCCCcgacccccagccccgggcagggcgggCTCCAGGCCCGCCGGCAGCTGAGCGTCGCCTGCGCCGTCTGCTGCCTCTTCATGGTCGGGGAGGTGATAG GTGGGTACCTGGCACACAGCCTGGCCATCATGACGGATGCAGCTCACCTGCTGACAGACGTGGGCAGCATGTctgtcagcctcttctccctctGGGTCTCCAACCGCCCACCCACCAAGACCATGACTTTTGGCTGGCACCGCTCAG AGACACTGGGTGCGCTGGCCTCTGTCCTCTCTATCTGGGTTGTGACCGCAGCCCTGGTCTATCTGGCGGCCGCCCGCATCATCAGCAACGACTATGAGATCGAGGCACGAGCCATGCTGGCCACGTCCGCCTGTGCCGTGGCCGTCAATCTGAT CATGGCCTACATCCTGCACCAGTCCCCTGCTGGCCATGGCCACGGCACGGGGGCCTACgagcagctggagagctctgtggcctgccagcccagctgtagccccctgcccggcagcaCCAGCGTGCGGGCAGCCTTCGTCCACGTGGTGGGTGACCTGCTGCAGAGCGTCAGCATCCTCGTGGCTGCCACCATCATCTACTTCAAG CCCCAGTGCAAGATCGCAGACCCCATCAGCACCCTCTTCTTCTCAGTCTTCGTCCTTGGCTCCACCATCACAATCCTCAGAGACGTCTTCAGGGTCCTCATGGAAG ggacaccACGGGGCCTGGAGTTCGATGCGGTgaaggaggtgctgctgggggccagCGGGGTGCGGGGTGTCCACGACCTGCACCTCTGGGCGCTGACGCTGAGCCACCCCGCCGTGTCGGTGCACGTGGCTGTGG ATGCCGGCACTGATGCTGAGATGGTGCTGCAGGAGGTCACCGCCCGGCTCCAGAGCAGGTTTGGCTTTGCCCAGTGCACGGTACAGgtggagcagcaccaggaggagTCAGCAGGCTGTCCCCACTGCCAGGACCCCCGAACCTGA
- the GTF3C2 gene encoding general transcription factor 3C polypeptide 2 isoform X4, with amino-acid sequence MPACQPPAPAKGTPEPERGQRKRRSRRRKEEDADSDDPAQDADFVPSQEVLRAEEEEEGSDTLFSEASEPELEAPRGHGGRTAATGRSKPQCRGLAPNGFHNSIMAPVEKSSSLTCSLREQKHSQWEFPDWIPVAHRWTCLSDSEAAPYLPSEEKSPLFSIQREGIKDDGALYRLNRFSSLQPHPERLDVSFFVGGPVWAMAWCPTPEGSAAPQYVAVSCHRSMEETHSVSGLHSGPALLQLWDLGTLQTEQGSPNKARLAYAIAADYGCVWDMKFCPSGAWEPPTAARMYPQMSRLGLLAAAFSDGRVVVYALPHPEALHHAKTTQVKDGSLHKHLICKVQCIATLQVGSIQAGNASECGQCFSLSWMPCKPHHHLAAGFYDGTVAVWNLLTKSLLQCVHQPDTSLKLYPFQCFLAHDQAVRSIEWCKADSNFLVTVGSDRKIKFWDLRRLYEPINSIKRFLSTEVAWLLPYNGITVAQDNCYAPYGLCGIHYIDAGYLGFKAYFVAPRKGTVWSISGSDWLNTVAAGDITGELVAAVLPDLAVNPLNIKRSSDRRFPVYKADLLPCSPDGPERAEQALPRTHRYSEMVARSYIRFQDTDLRSFQNFPSREPMRRMHVQELKAELSLDRLQLEALHKVRFSPNLDSQGWLVSGGQAGIVRAHCLAGLASGVGHQLLPECQARFSVLYGDTPSSPAPPEHSLLPAE; translated from the exons ATGCCCGCGTGCCAGCCCCCCGCGCCAGCCAAGGGCACGCCGGAGCCCGAGCGCGGCCAGAGGAAGCGCCGGAGccggaggaggaaggaggaggacgCAGACAGCGATGACCCCGCGCAAGATGCTGACTTCGTGCCCTCACAGGAGGTGCTGcgggcggaggaggaggaggagggcagcgACACGCTGTTCAGTGAGGCATCggagccagagctggaggcaccTCGAGGGCACGGCGGGAGGACGGCAGCCACAGGg AGATCCAAGCCACAGTGCCGAGGCCTCGCCCCCAATGGCTTCCACAACTCCATCATGGCCCCAGTGGAGAAGAGCTCCAGCCTTACCTGCAGCCT GCGGGAGCAGAAGCACTCGCAGTGGGAATTCCCTGACTGGATCCCAGTGGCACACAGGTGGACGTGTCTCTCTGACAG CGAGGCTGCCCCGTACCTGCCGTCAGAGGAGAAGTCTCCCCTCTTCTCCATTCAGCGTGAGGGCATCAAGGACGATGGTGCCTTGTACAGGTTAAACAG GTTCAGCTCTCTGCAGCCCCACCCAGAGCGCCTGGATGTCTCCTTCTTCGTGGGCGGCCCAGTGTGGGCGATGGCGTGGTGCCCGACCCCGGAGGGCTCCGCAGCCCCGCAGTACGTGGCCGTGTCCTGCCACAGGAGCATGGAGGAGACGCACAGCGTGTCTGGGCTTCACTCAGGCCCTgcactcctgcagctctgggaccTGGGCACGCTGCAGACGGAGCAGGG CTCTCCCAACAAAGCCAGGCTGGCCTATGCCATCGCTGCTGACTACGGCTGTGTGTGGGACATGAAGTTCTGCCCCAGTGGTGCCTGGGAGCCACCCACTGCAGCCCGGATG TACCCACAGATGAGCCGGCTGGGCCTGCTGGCCGCTGCCTTCTCAGACGGCAGGGTGGTGGTGTATGCCCTGCCACACCCTGAGGCCCTGCACCACGCCAAGACAACCCAGGTAAAAG ATGGGTCCCTCCACAAGCACCTTATCTGCAAG GTGCAGTGCATCGCCACACTTCAGGTGGGCTCCATCCAGGCAGGTAATGCATCTGAGTGTGGACAGTGCTTCAGTCTCTCCTGGATGCCTTGCAAGCCCCACCATCACCTGGCAGCAGGGTTTTATGACG GCACCGTGGCAGTGTGGAACCTACTCACCAAATCCCTGCTGCAGTGCGTGCACCAGCCTGACACCTCCCTCAAGCTCTACCCTTTCCAGTGCTTTCTAGCCCATGACCAGGCAGTCCGGAGCATCGAGTGGTGCAAAGCTGACAG CAACTTCCTGGTCACGGTGGGCAGCGACCGCAAGATCAAGTTCTGGGACCTGCGGCGGCTCTACGAGCCCATCAACAGCATCAAGCGGTTCCTGAGCACCGAGgtggcctggctgctgccctACAATGGCATCACTGTGGCCCAGGACAACTGCTACGCCCC GTACGGGCTCTGTGGGATCCACTACATCGACGCTGGGTACCTGGGCTTCAAGGCCTATTTTGTGGCCCCTCGCAAGGGCACCGTGTGG agcatcTCTGGCTCGGACTGGTTGAACACCGTAGCTGCAGGTGACATCACCGGTGAGCTGGTGGCAGCCGTGCTGCCTGACCTGGCTGTCAACCCCCTCAACATCAAGCGCTCCTCGGACCGCAGATTT CCGGTGTACAAAGCTGACCTGCTGCCATGCAGCCCTGACGGGCCTGAGCGCGCCGAGCAGGCCCTGCCCAGGACCCATCGCTACAGTGAGATGGTAGCCAGGAGCTACATCCGATTCCAGGACACGGACCTG CGCAGCTTCCAGAACTTCCCAAGCCGGGAGCCCATGCGCCGGATGCACGTGCAGGAGCTGAAGGCAGAACTGAGCCTGGACCGCCTGCAGCTGGAGGCCCTCCACAAG GTGCGCTTCAGCCCCAACCTGGACTCGCAGGGGTGGCTGGTGTCGGGCGGTCAGGCGGGCATTGTGCGGGCACACTGCTTGGCAGGGCTGGCCTCCGGCGTGGGccaccagctgctcccagagtgCCAGGCCCGCTTCAGCGTCCTCTATGGGGACAcacccagcagccctgcccccCCCGAGCactccctgctgccagcggaGTAG